In the genome of Streptomyces pactum, one region contains:
- the rplT gene encoding 50S ribosomal protein L20 produces the protein MARVKRAVNAHKKRRAILEQASGYRGQRSRLYRKAKEQVTHSLVYNYNDRKKRKGDFRQLWIQRINAAARANGMTYNRFIQGLKAANIEVDRKILADLAVNDANAFAALVEVAQKALPSDVNAPKAAEAA, from the coding sequence GTGGCACGCGTCAAGCGCGCAGTCAACGCCCACAAGAAGCGCCGGGCGATCCTGGAGCAGGCCAGCGGCTACCGGGGCCAGCGGTCCCGCCTGTACCGCAAGGCCAAGGAGCAGGTCACCCACTCGCTGGTCTACAACTACAACGACCGCAAGAAGCGCAAGGGCGACTTCCGTCAGCTGTGGATCCAGCGCATCAACGCCGCTGCCCGCGCCAACGGCATGACCTACAACCGCTTCATCCAGGGTCTGAAGGCCGCCAACATCGAGGTGGACCGCAAGATCCTGGCCGACCTCGCGGTCAACGACGCCAACGCGTTCGCCGCGCTGGTCGAGGTGGCCCAGAAGGCCCTGCCGAGCGACGTCAACGCCCCGAAGGCCGCCGAGGCGGCCTGA
- a CDS encoding TrmH family RNA methyltransferase, producing the protein MAAHELTSLRSPRVVAARRLAKRSFRGKERRFLAEGPQAVREAVAHLVEVYVTVDAAERHAGIVAAVTAAGVPVLTATDEVIAAMSDTVTPQGIVGVCRFLDSPFEEIVAARPRLVAVLAHVRDPGNAGTVLRCADAAGADAVVLTDASVDLYNPKAVRASVGSLFHLPVAVGVPVEEAVAGLRGAGVRLLAADGAGPRDLDAELDQGTMGGPTAWIFGNEAWGLPEETRALADEVVRVPIHGRAESLNLATAAAVCLYASARAQRAVGGCRSVTSS; encoded by the coding sequence ATGGCGGCCCACGAGCTGACCTCCCTGCGATCGCCGCGCGTCGTCGCGGCCCGCCGCCTGGCCAAGCGCAGCTTCCGGGGCAAGGAGCGCCGGTTCCTGGCCGAGGGGCCGCAGGCGGTCCGGGAGGCCGTCGCCCACCTCGTCGAGGTGTACGTGACCGTGGACGCGGCCGAGCGCCACGCCGGCATCGTCGCCGCCGTGACCGCCGCCGGGGTGCCGGTGCTCACCGCGACCGACGAGGTCATCGCCGCGATGTCGGACACCGTCACCCCGCAGGGCATCGTCGGCGTCTGCCGCTTCCTGGACTCGCCGTTCGAGGAGATCGTGGCCGCCCGGCCCCGGCTGGTCGCCGTGCTCGCCCACGTCCGCGACCCCGGCAACGCCGGCACCGTGCTGCGCTGCGCCGACGCCGCCGGCGCCGACGCGGTGGTGCTGACCGACGCCTCGGTGGACCTGTACAACCCCAAGGCGGTCCGTGCCTCCGTCGGCTCGCTGTTCCACCTCCCGGTCGCCGTCGGGGTGCCCGTCGAGGAGGCGGTGGCCGGCCTGCGCGGCGCCGGCGTGCGGCTGCTGGCCGCCGACGGCGCGGGCCCCAGGGACCTGGACGCCGAACTCGACCAGGGCACCATGGGCGGCCCCACCGCCTGGATCTTCGGCAACGAGGCGTGGGGCCTGCCGGAGGAGACCCGGGCCCTCGCCGACGAGGTGGTCCGCGTCCCCATCCACGGCAGGGCCGAGAGCCTCAACCTCGCCACCGCCGCCGCGGTGTGCCTCTACGCCTCCGCCCGTGCGCAGCGCGCGGTGGGAGGGTGCCGCTCCGTGACATCCAGCTAG
- a CDS encoding sensor histidine kinase, producing MDVRTSDAGTGTCPPGAPAAPPPGPRPAEAVPPGPAYPWYSGPDGLGVHPDDLPDGLVIADENGRVTCFNAAAARLTGTPSADALGLPVDRALPLEDLEGRRWWALTDPYGGLAIRAGQPERNLLLPGGREVLVAARYVRDRPTGPVRRLVVSLRGTEARRRTELSHAELIATVAHELRSPLTSVKGFTATLLAKWERFTDDQKRLMLETVDADANRVTRLIAELLDISRIDSGRLEVRRQPVDLTAAVRRHVQAHTEAGHGPERFHIRVREPLPRLWADPDKVDQVLGNLLENAVRHGGGTVTIDLVPTVTHNGAEGTAVTVSDEGPGIPEESMARVFTRFWRGSKRGGTGLGLYIVKGIVEAHGGAITVGRARGGGAEFRFTLPVGTPAFMK from the coding sequence ATGGACGTCAGGACGTCGGATGCCGGTACCGGCACCTGCCCGCCCGGCGCGCCGGCGGCGCCCCCGCCCGGCCCGCGCCCGGCCGAGGCGGTCCCGCCCGGCCCGGCGTACCCGTGGTACAGCGGCCCGGACGGGCTCGGGGTGCACCCCGACGACCTGCCCGACGGGCTGGTGATCGCCGACGAGAACGGCCGCGTCACCTGCTTCAACGCCGCCGCCGCCCGGCTCACCGGCACCCCCTCCGCCGACGCCCTGGGGCTGCCGGTGGACCGGGCGCTGCCGCTGGAGGACCTGGAGGGCCGCCGCTGGTGGGCGCTGACCGACCCCTACGGCGGGCTCGCCATCCGGGCCGGGCAGCCCGAGCGGAACCTGCTGCTGCCCGGCGGCCGCGAGGTGCTGGTCGCCGCCCGCTACGTACGGGACCGGCCCACCGGCCCGGTCCGCCGGCTGGTGGTGTCGCTGCGCGGCACCGAGGCCCGGCGCCGCACCGAGCTGAGCCACGCCGAACTGATCGCCACCGTCGCGCACGAGCTGCGCTCCCCGCTCACCTCCGTCAAGGGGTTCACCGCCACCCTGCTCGCCAAGTGGGAACGGTTCACCGACGACCAGAAGCGGCTGATGCTGGAGACCGTGGACGCCGACGCCAACCGCGTCACCCGGCTCATCGCCGAACTCCTCGACATCTCCCGGATCGACTCCGGGCGGCTGGAGGTGCGCCGGCAGCCGGTCGACCTCACCGCCGCGGTCCGGCGGCACGTCCAGGCGCACACCGAGGCCGGCCACGGCCCCGAGCGGTTCCACATCCGGGTCCGGGAACCGCTGCCGCGGCTGTGGGCCGACCCCGACAAGGTCGACCAGGTGCTCGGCAACCTGCTGGAAAATGCCGTGCGCCACGGCGGCGGAACCGTCACCATCGACCTGGTACCCACCGTCACCCACAACGGGGCGGAAGGAACGGCCGTCACCGTCAGCGATGAGGGCCCCGGCATCCCGGAGGAGTCGATGGCCCGCGTCTTCACCCGCTTCTGGCGGGGCAGCAAGCGCGGCGGCACCGGGCTGGGCCTGTACATCGTCAAGGGCATCGTCGAGGCCCACGGCGGGGCGATCACCGTCGGCCGCGCCCGCGGCGGCGGTGCGGAGTTCCGATTTACCCTGCCCGTGGGCACCCCCGCCTTCATGAAGTAG
- the pheS gene encoding phenylalanine--tRNA ligase subunit alpha, with product MSAPNKSYDPVEVEALKPEEVARMRDEALAAVAAAADLDALREVKIAHTGDRSPLALANREIGALPPHAKADAGKRVGQARGAVNQALKARQEQLEAERDARVLVEEAVDVSLPHDRTPAGARHPITTLSERIEDIFVAMGYEVAEGPEVEAEWYNFDALNFPPDHPAREMQDTFFVQGREGAESGVVLRTHTSPVQIRSMIDREPPIYVICPGRTFRTDELDATHTPVFTQVELLAIDEGLTMADLKGTLDHMVRALFGPDMRTRLRPNYFPFTEPSAEMDMVCFVCRGESVGNPDRPCRTCSSEGWIELGGCGMVNPRVLVACGLDPEKYSGFAFGFGIERMLMFRHNVDDMRDMVEGDVRFTRPFGMEI from the coding sequence ATGTCGGCACCCAACAAGTCGTACGACCCGGTCGAGGTCGAGGCACTGAAACCGGAAGAGGTCGCCCGGATGCGGGACGAGGCGCTGGCCGCCGTCGCCGCCGCCGCGGACCTCGACGCGCTGCGCGAGGTCAAGATCGCGCACACCGGTGACCGTTCGCCGCTCGCACTGGCCAACCGCGAGATCGGCGCGCTGCCGCCGCATGCCAAGGCGGACGCGGGCAAGCGCGTCGGCCAGGCCCGCGGCGCGGTCAACCAGGCGCTCAAGGCCAGGCAGGAGCAGCTGGAGGCGGAGCGCGACGCCCGCGTGCTGGTCGAGGAGGCGGTGGACGTCTCACTGCCGCACGACCGCACCCCGGCCGGCGCCCGCCACCCCATCACCACCCTCTCGGAGCGGATCGAGGACATCTTCGTGGCCATGGGCTACGAGGTCGCCGAGGGTCCCGAGGTCGAGGCGGAGTGGTACAACTTCGACGCCCTGAACTTCCCGCCGGACCACCCCGCCCGCGAGATGCAGGACACCTTCTTCGTCCAGGGCCGCGAGGGTGCCGAGTCGGGCGTCGTGCTGCGCACCCACACCTCGCCGGTGCAGATCCGGTCGATGATCGACCGCGAGCCGCCCATCTACGTGATCTGCCCGGGCCGGACCTTCCGTACCGACGAGCTGGACGCCACCCACACCCCGGTCTTCACCCAGGTCGAGCTGCTCGCCATCGACGAGGGCCTGACCATGGCCGACCTCAAGGGCACGCTGGACCACATGGTCCGCGCCCTGTTCGGGCCGGACATGCGGACCCGGCTGCGGCCCAACTACTTCCCGTTCACCGAGCCGTCCGCCGAGATGGACATGGTGTGCTTCGTGTGCCGCGGCGAGTCCGTCGGCAACCCGGACCGCCCCTGCCGCACCTGCTCCAGCGAGGGCTGGATCGAGCTGGGCGGCTGCGGCATGGTCAACCCGCGGGTGCTGGTCGCCTGCGGGCTGGACCCGGAGAAGTACAGCGGCTTCGCCTTCGGCTTCGGCATCGAGCGGATGCTGATGTTCCGGCACAACGTGGACGACATGCGAGACATGGTCGAGGGTGACGTGCGCTTCACCCGGCCCTTCGGGATGGAGATCTGA
- the pheT gene encoding phenylalanine--tRNA ligase subunit beta translates to MRVPLSWLREYVDLPAGVTGRDVQAKLIAAGLEVETVEQLGAGLTGPLVVGQVLTIEELEGFKKPIRFCTVDVGQANGTGEPQEIICGARNFAVGDKVVVVLPGAVLPGDFKIAARKTYGRVSHGMICSASELGMSDDHDGIIVLPPEYEPGTDAIELLELRDEVLDIAVTPDRGYCLSLRGVAREAATAYGLPLRDPALLDVPTPNSYGYQVQVADPVGCGRFTARTVTGLDPHATSPIWLQRRLQKAGMRPVSLTVDVTNYVMLELGQPLHAYDRSRVDGPIGVRRAEPGEKLTTLDGTHRVLDPEDLVITDNRGPIGLAGVMGGADTEIADVAEGAGTTDVVIEAAHFDPVSIARTARRHKLSSEASKRFERGVDPAATSAAAQRTVDLLVLLAGGTAEAGVTEIVAPRGPRTITLRADHPDRVAGVTYGRETVVRRLQEVGCDVYGSDDLTVTVPSWRPDLTDPNDLAEEVIRLEGYENLPSTLPQPPSGRGLTERQRLHRRVGRALAGAGYVEALNYPFLGEDVFDQLGLAPDDTRRTVVRLVNPLSDGEPALRTTLLPGLFAALRRNHGRGEHDLALFETGLVFRPNGDEPAAVRLPVDRRPTDEQLAALDAALPHQPRRAAVVLAGARERTGWWGEGRPAIWADAVEAGRTVAREAGVELIVRQDQQAPFHPGRCAALLAVVDGEEILVGNAGEIHPRVIKALGLPERTCAMEIELDRLERAATGPVTAPRVSSFPVATQDVALVVDASVPAAEVETALRAGAGELLESLRLFDVFTGEQLGEGKKSLAYALRFRAPDRTLTADEASAARDAAVAAAVERTGAVLRGA, encoded by the coding sequence ATGCGGGTCCCGCTTTCGTGGCTGCGGGAATACGTCGACCTGCCGGCCGGTGTCACCGGCCGGGACGTACAGGCCAAACTCATCGCCGCCGGTCTTGAGGTCGAGACCGTCGAGCAGCTCGGCGCCGGGCTGACCGGACCCCTGGTCGTCGGCCAGGTCCTCACCATCGAGGAGCTGGAGGGCTTCAAGAAGCCCATCCGCTTCTGCACCGTCGACGTCGGCCAGGCCAACGGCACCGGCGAGCCGCAGGAAATCATCTGCGGCGCCCGGAACTTCGCCGTCGGCGACAAGGTCGTCGTGGTGCTGCCCGGCGCGGTGCTGCCCGGCGACTTCAAGATCGCCGCGCGGAAGACCTACGGCCGCGTCTCGCACGGCATGATCTGCTCCGCCAGCGAGCTGGGCATGTCCGACGACCACGACGGCATCATCGTGCTGCCGCCGGAGTACGAGCCGGGCACCGACGCCATCGAGCTGCTGGAGCTGCGCGACGAGGTACTGGACATCGCCGTCACCCCGGACCGCGGCTACTGCCTGTCGCTGCGCGGCGTGGCCCGCGAGGCCGCCACCGCCTACGGCCTGCCGCTGCGCGACCCGGCCCTGCTGGACGTCCCCACGCCCAACAGCTACGGCTACCAGGTCCAGGTCGCCGACCCGGTCGGCTGCGGCCGCTTCACCGCCCGCACCGTCACCGGTCTCGACCCGCACGCCACCTCCCCGATCTGGCTCCAGCGCCGGCTGCAGAAGGCCGGCATGCGCCCGGTCTCGCTCACCGTCGACGTCACCAACTACGTGATGCTCGAACTGGGCCAGCCGCTGCACGCCTACGACCGCTCCCGCGTCGACGGCCCCATCGGGGTGCGCCGCGCCGAGCCGGGGGAGAAGCTCACCACCCTCGACGGCACCCACCGGGTGCTGGACCCCGAGGACCTGGTCATCACCGACAACCGCGGCCCGATCGGGCTCGCCGGGGTGATGGGCGGCGCCGACACCGAGATCGCCGACGTCGCCGAGGGCGCGGGCACCACCGACGTGGTCATCGAGGCCGCCCACTTCGACCCGGTCTCCATCGCCCGCACCGCCCGCCGCCACAAGCTCTCCTCGGAGGCGTCCAAGCGCTTCGAGCGGGGCGTGGACCCGGCCGCCACCTCCGCCGCCGCCCAGCGCACCGTCGACCTGCTGGTGCTGCTCGCGGGCGGCACCGCCGAGGCCGGCGTGACCGAGATCGTCGCGCCGCGCGGGCCGCGCACCATCACCCTGCGCGCCGACCACCCGGACCGGGTCGCCGGCGTCACCTACGGCCGGGAGACCGTCGTCCGCCGCCTCCAGGAGGTCGGCTGCGACGTCTACGGATCGGACGACCTGACGGTCACCGTCCCCAGCTGGCGGCCCGACCTGACCGACCCCAACGACCTCGCCGAAGAGGTCATCCGGCTGGAGGGGTACGAGAACCTCCCCTCCACCCTGCCGCAGCCGCCGTCCGGCCGTGGGCTCACCGAGCGGCAGCGGCTGCACCGCCGCGTCGGCCGCGCGCTGGCCGGGGCCGGCTACGTCGAGGCCCTGAACTACCCGTTCCTCGGCGAGGACGTCTTCGACCAGCTCGGCCTGGCCCCCGACGACACCCGCCGCACGGTGGTCCGCCTGGTCAACCCGCTCTCCGACGGCGAGCCCGCCCTGCGCACCACCCTGCTGCCCGGCCTGTTCGCCGCGCTGCGGCGCAACCACGGCCGCGGCGAGCACGACCTGGCGCTGTTCGAGACCGGCCTGGTCTTCCGGCCCAACGGCGACGAACCGGCCGCCGTGCGGCTGCCGGTGGACCGCCGCCCCACCGACGAGCAGCTCGCCGCGCTCGACGCCGCGCTGCCGCACCAGCCGCGCCGGGCCGCCGTGGTCCTCGCCGGTGCCCGGGAGCGGACCGGCTGGTGGGGCGAGGGCCGCCCGGCCATCTGGGCCGACGCCGTCGAGGCGGGCCGCACCGTGGCCCGCGAGGCGGGCGTGGAGCTGATCGTCCGCCAGGACCAGCAGGCGCCCTTCCACCCCGGCCGCTGCGCGGCGCTGCTCGCTGTGGTGGACGGGGAGGAGATCCTGGTCGGCAACGCCGGCGAGATCCACCCCCGGGTGATCAAGGCGCTCGGGCTGCCGGAGCGCACCTGCGCGATGGAGATCGAGCTGGACCGGCTGGAGCGGGCCGCCACCGGGCCCGTCACCGCACCGCGGGTGTCCTCCTTCCCCGTCGCCACCCAGGACGTCGCCCTGGTGGTGGACGCCTCGGTCCCCGCGGCCGAGGTGGAGACGGCCCTGCGCGCCGGGGCCGGGGAACTGCTCGAATCGCTGCGCCTGTTCGACGTCTTCACCGGCGAACAGCTCGGCGAGGGGAAGAAGTCCCTCGCCTACGCGCTGCGGTTCCGCGCGCCGGACCGGACGCTGACCGCCGACGAGGCGTCCGCGGCCCGCGACGCCGCCGTCGCCGCGGCCGTCGAGCGCACCGGGGCGGTGCTCCGGGGCGCCTGA
- a CDS encoding PP2C family protein-serine/threonine phosphatase has product MIRSKAAGRARAGAARLWRLFVLVLPALWILSVLAWERWGPQDIQSVQLLAAAPAIACAGSGRRRCVVMGGLSAICALLPISAERGDRADTVPTVGTCAAIVAVVAAGCLTTGRRRRLVKELEQVRAVATAAQDVVLRPLPARLAGVTLAGGHLSATRGAAVGGDLYEALSTPHGVRVVIGDVRGHGVAAMGGVAAVLGSFREAAHDEAELPGVLRRLERAWQRHQRERALAAHPSGAAEPHPAGRCGRPRARAGDRPGPPGGPDAGTGPGLPGEEFVTVLLLEIRPDGTVSALNCGHPWPYVLSDLRTGGPRVRQAGAGEALPPLGLFPLPGDLAARPCARLRPGQALVLHTDGAEDARDGHGAFFPLRRTLAQAAGQPVIVPATVVAEVQAGVLAHTGGRLPDDVALLVLRQDRLPGGPPTAGRAAPAGEPHACP; this is encoded by the coding sequence ATGATCCGGAGCAAGGCAGCAGGCCGAGCGCGCGCCGGCGCGGCACGGCTCTGGCGGCTCTTCGTCCTCGTCCTGCCGGCTCTGTGGATTCTCTCGGTGCTCGCCTGGGAGCGCTGGGGTCCGCAGGACATCCAGTCGGTCCAGCTGCTCGCCGCCGCCCCCGCCATCGCCTGCGCCGGCAGCGGTCGGCGGCGGTGCGTGGTGATGGGTGGTCTCAGCGCGATATGCGCGCTGCTGCCGATCAGTGCGGAGCGGGGCGACCGCGCCGACACCGTGCCGACCGTCGGCACCTGCGCCGCCATCGTCGCCGTGGTCGCGGCCGGCTGTCTCACCACCGGCCGTCGGCGGCGGCTCGTCAAGGAGCTGGAGCAGGTGCGCGCGGTCGCGACCGCCGCCCAGGACGTGGTGCTCCGCCCGCTGCCCGCCCGGCTGGCCGGTGTCACCCTCGCCGGCGGCCACCTCTCGGCCACCCGGGGCGCCGCCGTCGGCGGGGACCTCTACGAGGCGCTGTCCACCCCGCACGGGGTCCGCGTGGTCATCGGCGACGTCCGGGGCCACGGGGTGGCCGCGATGGGCGGCGTCGCGGCGGTCCTCGGCAGTTTCCGGGAGGCGGCCCACGACGAGGCCGAGCTCCCCGGCGTCCTGCGCAGGCTGGAGCGCGCCTGGCAGCGGCACCAGCGGGAGCGGGCTCTGGCCGCCCACCCGTCGGGCGCCGCCGAGCCGCACCCGGCCGGACGCTGCGGCCGGCCCCGCGCACGGGCCGGCGACCGGCCCGGCCCGCCCGGCGGCCCCGACGCGGGGACGGGGCCGGGCCTGCCCGGTGAGGAGTTCGTCACCGTGCTGCTGCTGGAAATCCGTCCGGACGGGACGGTGAGCGCCCTCAACTGCGGGCACCCCTGGCCCTACGTCCTGTCCGACCTGCGCACCGGGGGGCCGCGGGTCCGGCAGGCCGGCGCCGGGGAGGCGCTGCCGCCGCTGGGGCTCTTCCCGCTCCCGGGCGACCTGGCCGCCCGGCCGTGTGCCCGGCTCCGCCCCGGCCAGGCGCTGGTGCTGCACACCGACGGCGCCGAGGACGCCCGGGACGGCCACGGGGCCTTCTTCCCGCTCCGGCGCACCCTGGCGCAGGCCGCCGGCCAGCCGGTCATCGTCCCGGCCACGGTCGTCGCGGAGGTCCAGGCCGGGGTGCTGGCGCACACCGGCGGGCGGCTGCCGGACGACGTCGCCCTGCTCGTGCTGCGCCAGGACCGGCTCCCGGGGGGCCCGCCGACGGCCGGCCGTGCCGCACCGGCCGGTGAACCCCACGCCTGCCCCTGA
- a CDS encoding 3-hydroxybutyryl-CoA dehydrogenase has product MADIARVGVVGCGQMGAGIAEVCARSGLDVKVAETTGEALELGRTRLTNSLGKAAERGKITAEERDAALGRLSFTTDLGEFADRDLVIEAVVENEQVKIEIFQILDQVVTRPDAILASNTSSVPLVKLAVATSRPEQVIGIHFFNPAPVQKLVELIPALTTGEETVKRSEALVQQLLGKHAIRAQDRSGFIVNALLIPYLLSAIRMFESGIASREDIDNGMEMGCAHPMGPLKLADLIGLDTVAAIADSMYEEYKEPLYAAPPLLQRMVDAGRLGRKSGSGFYTYS; this is encoded by the coding sequence ATTGCCGACATTGCACGCGTCGGAGTGGTGGGCTGCGGCCAGATGGGCGCGGGCATCGCCGAGGTGTGCGCCCGTTCCGGCCTGGACGTCAAGGTCGCCGAGACCACCGGCGAGGCGTTGGAGCTGGGCCGTACGCGCCTGACCAATTCCCTCGGGAAGGCCGCCGAACGCGGCAAGATCACCGCCGAGGAGCGGGACGCGGCGCTCGGCCGGCTGAGCTTCACCACCGACCTGGGGGAGTTCGCCGACCGCGACCTGGTCATCGAAGCCGTGGTGGAGAACGAGCAGGTCAAGATCGAGATTTTCCAGATCCTGGACCAGGTGGTGACCCGCCCGGACGCGATCCTGGCCTCGAACACCTCTTCGGTTCCGCTGGTGAAGCTGGCCGTGGCGACCTCCCGCCCGGAGCAGGTCATCGGCATCCACTTCTTCAACCCGGCCCCGGTGCAGAAGCTGGTGGAGCTGATCCCGGCGCTGACCACCGGCGAGGAGACCGTCAAGCGTTCCGAGGCCCTGGTCCAGCAGCTGCTGGGCAAGCACGCCATCCGCGCCCAGGACCGCTCCGGTTTCATCGTCAACGCCCTGCTCATCCCGTATCTGCTCTCCGCGATCCGGATGTTCGAGTCGGGCATCGCCAGCCGTGAGGACATCGACAACGGCATGGAGATGGGCTGCGCCCACCCGATGGGGCCGCTGAAGCTGGCCGACCTGATCGGGCTGGACACCGTCGCGGCCATCGCCGACTCGATGTACGAGGAGTACAAGGAGCCGCTGTACGCCGCCCCGCCGCTGCTCCAGCGGATGGTGGACGCGGGCCGGCTGGGCCGCAAGTCCGGTTCCGGGTTCTACACCTACTCCTGA
- a CDS encoding glycoside hydrolase family 10 protein, with amino-acid sequence MGQISRRGLTAAAAGALAATAVPGVAAAHPAAGAAPGGRSGGGPNAEPAPVTPGRGRRREFRGMWLATVANRDWPSRPGLPAVRQREELLAYLDTAVARRLNAVIFQVRPTADALWPSPYEPWAEYLTGVQGRDPGWDPLGTAVAEAHARGLELHAWFNPYRVANHTDPARLVANHPARLRPEWVVRYGGKLYYNPGLPEVRRFVEDAMLDAVRRYDIDAVHWDDYFYPYPVAGQTFDDDAAYARYGGAFPDRAAWRRDNIDRLVLETARRIKGLKKHVRFGISPFAVWRNQATDPLGSDTRAGVQTYDDLYADTRRWVREGWIDYVVPQVYWNIGFAAADYARLVPWWARTVRDTGVRLYIGEALYKAGDPAQPAAWQDPAELSRHLTLGHSHPEVRGNVFFSAKEVVQDRIGALARVVADHYPAPARPPR; translated from the coding sequence ATGGGGCAGATCTCGCGCAGAGGCTTGACAGCGGCGGCGGCCGGGGCGCTGGCCGCGACGGCGGTGCCCGGGGTGGCGGCGGCGCACCCCGCCGCAGGCGCCGCACCCGGCGGGCGGAGCGGGGGCGGACCGAACGCGGAACCGGCCCCGGTGACACCCGGGCGCGGCCGGCGCAGGGAGTTCCGCGGCATGTGGCTGGCCACCGTCGCCAACCGCGACTGGCCCTCCCGCCCCGGCCTGCCCGCCGTCCGCCAGCGCGAGGAACTCCTCGCCTACCTGGACACCGCGGTGGCGCGCCGGCTGAACGCGGTGATCTTCCAGGTCCGGCCCACCGCGGACGCACTGTGGCCGTCCCCCTACGAACCGTGGGCCGAGTACCTGACCGGGGTCCAGGGCCGGGACCCCGGCTGGGACCCGCTGGGCACCGCGGTGGCGGAGGCACACGCCCGCGGCCTGGAACTGCACGCCTGGTTCAACCCCTACCGGGTGGCGAACCACACCGACCCCGCCCGGCTGGTGGCCAACCACCCGGCCCGGCTGCGCCCGGAGTGGGTCGTCCGGTACGGCGGCAAGCTGTACTACAACCCGGGCCTGCCGGAGGTCCGCCGGTTCGTCGAGGACGCCATGCTGGACGCCGTCCGCCGCTACGACATCGACGCGGTCCACTGGGACGACTACTTCTACCCCTACCCGGTGGCCGGCCAGACCTTCGACGACGACGCGGCGTACGCCCGGTACGGCGGGGCCTTCCCGGACCGCGCCGCCTGGCGGCGCGACAACATCGACCGGCTGGTCCTGGAGACCGCCCGGCGGATCAAGGGACTGAAGAAGCACGTGCGGTTCGGGATCAGCCCGTTCGCGGTCTGGCGCAACCAGGCCACGGACCCGCTGGGCTCCGACACCCGCGCCGGGGTGCAGACCTACGACGACCTGTACGCCGACACCCGCCGCTGGGTCCGCGAGGGCTGGATCGACTACGTCGTCCCGCAGGTCTACTGGAACATCGGGTTCGCCGCGGCCGACTACGCCCGGCTGGTGCCCTGGTGGGCCCGGACCGTGCGGGACACCGGGGTGCGGCTGTACATCGGCGAGGCGCTGTACAAGGCGGGGGACCCGGCGCAGCCCGCCGCCTGGCAGGACCCGGCGGAGCTGTCCCGGCACCTGACCCTGGGCCACTCCCACCCCGAGGTGCGCGGCAACGTCTTCTTCTCCGCGAAGGAGGTCGTGCAGGACCGGATCGGCGCCCTGGCCCGGGTGGTCGCCGACCACTACCCGGCCCCGGCCCGCCCGCCCCGGTGA